A region of the Gopherus flavomarginatus isolate rGopFla2 chromosome 3, rGopFla2.mat.asm, whole genome shotgun sequence genome:
AATTTCCAGTTCAGTTTTTTTTACCAGTGCAGTCAAACTAGATCTAAATCCCAGCCTTTATTCAGGATTGAATCCATGAAGAATTGCACACCCAAGAAGCATTGCTCACCACTAACCTGtccttagggccagattgtgagtACTTCATTGCTGTTAGTCACTCCAGCCTAGATGAAGCTTGAATCTGAGactaaatcctggccccattgcagtcaatggcaaaacaccctttgatttcagtggggccaggatttcacccctcgCCATCAGTTCCTATGTATGGAAGACAGAGGTGCCATCTGGAAGCTGACTGTGGAGGACAACCTGTGGCCTGATGCTGCAGTTCAGTTCTGTCCTCTGAGACACACACTGCACCAGTGTCTGGTGGAGTTTCCCCTGAGTGTGATGTGGAGATCCAAGCCCTAAAGACTTAAAACGTGAAAACTGTTTATAGGTATCAAACAAGAGAAACCAGAATTCTGTCAAAATGGTAATCTCATGTGGGAGTCTAGCAGTTGTAAAGAGAAGGTGTCATGTAACACCCCCACCAGCTCAGTGAATTGTCCTACTACCCATTTCTATTCTTCCTTCCAAAGCGTGAGTGTTTCTATGAATGCAGAGGCTGTCAGCTCACCTGTTTGTGTGGTGAGTGTTGGACTGTGGGTACTCTTCCATCTGACTGCAATTCTTTTTTGCTGCTGATTATGCTACAGAGTCACACCTCAAAGGCAGGGAGGAAAAATGCAGAGCCTGAGATCTACAAAATAAGGGTGCATGAGAATTTGATGTGCTCTCTTTACAGGCCTAAAAGAGCTGATAACTAAGCATACCTGAAATCTACCTTTTGCTGTATTTCAGTGAATGTGCTTCCAACATACTGCCCCATATTAGGAGAAATGTAGCCCAGTAATCAGTCTGCTGGGTTTTATAGAAGTTGCCACCAAGGAACAGTAATTGAAGACCTGCAAACCCAGAACTGCAGTAGTCTGGCTGGGATGAAACACATCTGTAGATTAAGATTTCAGCAACTAGCCTAGAAAGCATAGGCCttgggctttgtctacactggactcTTGTTGTGCAGGGATGTGagaggggggggaaaaaaacacaccctaAGCGACACAACTTTTACCAATGAAAAATgctggtgtgaacagtgctttgtggGCAGGAGATGGCTCCTAATGCCACTcattaggggaggagggagagctctcctgccgacagaGGAGCTACACAGCACACCTTTTAGTGGCACCGCTATGTCGCTAGAAGGtgcgtagtgtagacctagccctAGTATGGCTAGATTCCTGCACTGATGATAAAACAGCTTAATTACATGCACAATATGGATTTTTAAACAGAGGTCAACGTTTACCAGGACTCAAAGATCActagtgtttaaaagagaaatatCCCTGGAAGTAAACAGATGACCTTTGAGATTCTGGGCACTAGAACCAATCAATAACAGCTCTGTTTTGTCTGTTGGTAGGAAAATATGAAGCCATCTGTGATTGAATATCACATGAACAATTGTGAAAACCAACAAGCTGTTTCTACAGCATCATCAGATgtgtttgtgtgggtttttttaatgtgtgATACAGCAAACCCTTACTCACAGGGATAAGCATTGTCTGATTCCATAAACTGCAAAGCATGGGGGAACTGGGCCAAGAATTAACTTAAAAAAGCTCTTTTGAGCAGAGAGGACTGTAGTGTGGGGAAAGAATAAGAACAAGACTTGGGCTGAGGTAGAGCAGCATAGATCCGGAGCTTATTGACAATAAGCATCTGATTCCCCACCCCATGTAAAACCATCCTGATCTGGTAACAAACCTAACCTGCATAGGTGTAAGTGACTACACCAGGGGCATTTCACAGCTGCTTCACACAAGTGTAAATTATTGCATGAGATGCAAAGTAAACAGTCTGATTTGTCCCCAGCCCTCCCCTGAGTCATTCATATAACTCTGTTAGAGCTGGTGCTAAGCACAGGCTTGTGAGTTCATTTGGTTTTGTACTTTCCACCTCAAGTCCAGGATAAAAACCTTAACTCCAATGTGGTCCCATTTCCAAGAGGATGGAACTAGAGTGAAAAGTGTAAATGGGAGGATAGAGCCGCAGGCCAATGTAGCTTGAAAGAGAAGTCTCCGACACTGCAAATGTCACCTCCTTTAGACAGTGACACAGAAGCGAcccagccatggccccaccaGTTTAATTTTGAAAGTTGGTACTAACCTGTTTTCTGCTCTCCATTATCACTTGAGCTAGCACTCAACTGTTTACTCCAGCACTGTGTCCAGGTGGCTTTCAGTCTCTGGAGTATGGTGCCTTTGAAGATGTTTTTTGCCCTTCaaaattgtcattttttttttccccttggtatAAACAGCTCAGAACAGTTGCCTTTACAAGGTCATTCTTTCTTTTGGGAGCTCGAGCAGATAAAGATGGCAGGACATTCTCCTATTATCTACTCTGGCAAAACCTTGCTTCCTCGTCCCCTTCCAAGCTAAAAGATACTTAGCTGATCAACAGGATTTTTCAGCCTGAAGACACAGCAACCTGGGGAAAGATTGTAGCAGCCCTGAGAGTGAAGGTGCTAGTTTGCTCCTAACCACTTCCAGAGCTATATGTGCATTTGGGCAAATTTCTTTAAGCAAAATGAAACTGTAAATGAGATGTGAAATCTGTATTTGTCAGCttgatggggcaggggctggatttatgtgtatgtacagtacctagcactaCTGGCGTCTCTGGGCACTGCACCAGTATGAGTAATTAAGAGACAACTGATAAATGAGCACTGAGTCTGCCAACTGGTGGGAAGGGTTAGACAGGCTACTGCCGTGGCCACAGTCAGCTACTAATGCCCTATACCAGAGATTCTCAGCCCCACACAGACCTCACAGCCCCCACGTTGTGACTCTCTTCCAAACGCAGTTAGTCTGCTGGTGATACACCTTGGAAGGGTAGGGGTCATGCTCCACTGGTGCAGAACTTCTGCAGTGTAAATTGCAGTCCCACAGAAACCATCTCTTCAGAACAGAGGTGATGACACAAGGTTGGTTGACATCTGGTTCTGGTCCCTCCCTGGTGTCATGCTGCTGTAACCATGTGGAGTGCAGTGGAGCCATGGGGATCAGATTAGAATTGTGCCCTGTGCGGGATTTTTGTGTTGGGCAGGAGGCAGATACTGGAGGCCAGGCTTGTGCAGGGGAGGGTGAATGATGGCTTTGGCAGGGTCTGCAAATCCGACCCTGGACTAAGGCTGGATCATAAATGAGTTTGTGCCCAGCTTTGCCTTGGACACAGCTCAGCTGCAGGGAACGCTCTGGTGTGTAAGAGCAGACTGGGGCCCTTCCTGCAGCATGGCTACTGGACATGCCATGCATGCAGCATGAGAAGAAAAGGGCAGTCTGGTGAGTCCCTGGAAAGGTTGCCCTTTGAGTCCATGTACCCACACTCGGAGCCTCAGCctatgccactgacttcaatggaagctacCCCCAGTGAGGTCAGTGAGAGCAGGTAAGCGTTGGCTTGCTGTGGTGCTACCACCCACAAAATGGAATAATCCAAGACTGATTCTGTACTGGGGATTGCCCTGATCACCACCTGGTGCAAGGAGACCAAGAGAGGACCAAGGatctctgcagggcagggatgggacagCGCTCAACCAGTGTAAATGGCAACTTCCCTCTGTGCACTGGTGGCTTGCAATGGTGGCGGAAAGGGGGCTTATTCCCCCCTGCTCCCATGAGACATGGTCTGAGCCCAGTGTGGGTACAGGATGGTGCTTCTGTTATTTACTTGAGTTACAGAAATGCTGACTGGAGGGGGTTTGCCAGCCTGGTGGTTATTTTGTAGCttcagtgtggggaggaggtatGTTGTGTGACAGACAGGAAGGAACTAGAGGGCCTCTCCTCGCTGGGATGAGGGACTCCTGGGTGATGGGAACACACATGCACGTCACTGAGAAGAGAAGTATTGATGACAGtgctcacctccccacccccggttGCAGGATTTCAAGTGAGATGCTGTGTCTGCTGGTCAGAAGGGCCACCCAGGGGCTGGGGAAAAGCTAGCCCTGGGCAGAGACTTTGGGAGcccagggcccaatcctgggAAGTGCTGAGCTGCCTCAATGCTCTTGTCTGTCACTGGTTTTCCTGGAGCTGCTGATGCCTCCTTGGGAGCCCAGAGGAGGGGCAGAGCATAGCCCCTTGTGGGGTCAAGTAGCTCAGAATGGCTCCTTAAGATGACATGCCATGTGCTCCAGAAGGCACTGTTCCTCAGGTAGTCTAGCAGTCCTAGgtgacccctccccttccctgtgcACTGGTAGCATTGCCCCGGTACTATGAGATGGAGACTAGAAATGACTGATGTCATCTCCTGCAGCAGTTTCCTTGCAGTAGTGACACCTAGTGGCAAATGTAGCACTGCTGTGCAGCTTTGCAGTGGCTCTGCCAGGCCTCTGCATTCTGTCCGCCCTTAGGATCTGTAGGTTGGTAGGGAATGCAGGCTGCCTCCTGCAGACAGATTTGTTTAATGAAATCACTTTTTTGCAGGGTGACCCTtcatgcctgtctctctctcattgCAGGAGGCTACGAGAGGTTTTATTCAGAGTACCCAGAATTCTGTGCAAAAACAAAATCCCTGAGCAGCATTTCTCCACCAACCAGCATGGAGCCAATCGAACTGGGGTGCAGCTCCTGTGGAACCCCCCTGCATGATCAGGTAGCTTCCCTGTCCttcagccctgctttgagcaccATGCACACTGACCTTGATACAGTGTTTTACAGGGTTTTCCCACATGCCATGAAACTTATACCACCCTGAGCATCAGGGGCGGGAGTCTCTACAAAAGAGCCCAAACCACCATCTCCTGGCTCTGCACTTGTGAGCCCATGGCATGACCTGACCTGTACAGTGCATGTGAGGTCATGCTGTGTGCAGGACACAATTTTGCTCTTCCAGAGGGTGTCCCCGTGGTGTCTGGGCTCCTGGGAGGAAATAATCCATTCCAGCAGGGTTGAGCAGGTAACCCATTTGACAAGGTGCTGCTCTGGAGACTAGTCTGTCATGGCTGTGTGCAGTCTGCTCTGTTACATGGGCCTGAACCAAGAGTGACtctctggcttcagtggagctgcttgGGATTCACACCAGAGCTGGAGGGTTTTATTTGCCCACTGGGTGCCAGAGCCTACATTTCCAGAAGCAGAGTGATTTTGCATGTCTCTGTTCTTAGTGGCCTGGCATGAGACCCTGGGAATCAGACCCCTTCAAAGGGCCCCAAGTAGGCCGCTCAGACAGATGATCCCCGAATCCTGCGTCACTCTTGAAGATGCAGGTTTTGCTGGTAGCtgctcccaccctccttccccttctgCCCACGATGTTCCCCTCTGACAGTGATCTCTGTGTTGCTCTCTCCGGAAACAGGGAGGCCCAGTCGAAATCCTTCCCTTCCTCTACCTTGGCAGCGCGTATCATGCGGCCCGGAGGGACATGCTGGACACACTGGGCATCACAGCCCTCTTGAACGTCTCGTCGGACTGTCCCAATCACTTTGAAGGACACTTTCAGTACAAGTGCATCCCAGTGGAGGATAACCACAAGGCTGACATCAGCTCCTGGTTCATGGAAGCGATAGAGTATATCGGTATGTGTGCTCTGCTGGCTAAGcctgggagctgtgtggtggcTGTGGAGGAGGACAGatactggggttgggggagggctgACTTACTCTTGCCCCAGGGGCTTCCCCTCTGGGCCAGGAGAAGTATACacttgcccagggccccatgccctATGCAAACCTTCCTGTGGCCCAACAGTGGGGCAGGCCCCACTGTTAGTGAAACATTGTTTGGAAAGGTTCTCTAAAGCATTCACTCACTTTGGGTGCCTGCTGTGGGCCAGCTCTGGGGCCTGCTTTCCAGAGGGGCAAGTGCCCGCTGCCCCAGTGGAAGGCAGGGGTGCTGTGGGTGCTCAGACCTCTGACAGCAGTGCCTACTGGCAAGCTGTTGTCTGGAGCTTATCACCCAGACttcagggctgtggctgctgttCCCTGCAGATGTCAACACAACAGGCCACAGGAAGTGGGGCAACTCCTGTCTATGGTGCCAGTGGCCCCttgtcagcagggggtgctctcgaGCTGTCCGTGTGAGCGGGATGAGCTATTCACAccccctcccttctgccccccagAGTTGGTGAAGGACTGCCATGGCCGGGTGCTGGTGCACTGCCAGGCTGGCATCTCCCGCTCTGCCACCATCTGCTTGGCCTACCTGATGATGAAGAAGCGCGTGAAGCTCGAGGAGGCCTTTGAGTTTGTCAAACAGCGCAGGAGcatcatctcccccaacttcAGTTTCATGGGTCAGCTGCTGCAGTTTGAGTCCCAAGTACTGGCGACCTCCTGTGCTGCCGAGGCTGCCAGCCCCTCAGGGACGCTGAGAGAGCGGGGCAAGGCCTCCTCCACACCGACCTCCCAGTTTGTGTTCAGCTTCCCGGTCTCCGTGGGCATGCACGCAACCCCCAGCAGCCTGCCCTATCTGCACAGCCCCATCACCACCTCACCCAGCTGTTAGCGCCTGGCACTAGCTAAGGCACTAGGCAGCGCCTCCAGCAGGAGGG
Encoded here:
- the DUSP4 gene encoding dual specificity protein phosphatase 4, encoding MGELREVEGSALRRLLRREPEGPGPGPGPGSNPKPGRCLLLDCRPFLAHSAGHIRGALSVRCNSIVRRRAKGAVSLEQILPAEAEVRARLRAGLYSAVVLYDERSARAESLREDSTVWLVVRALRRDTARPDIRLLKGGYERFYSEYPEFCAKTKSLSSISPPTSMEPIELGCSSCGTPLHDQGGPVEILPFLYLGSAYHAARRDMLDTLGITALLNVSSDCPNHFEGHFQYKCIPVEDNHKADISSWFMEAIEYIELVKDCHGRVLVHCQAGISRSATICLAYLMMKKRVKLEEAFEFVKQRRSIISPNFSFMGQLLQFESQVLATSCAAEAASPSGTLRERGKASSTPTSQFVFSFPVSVGMHATPSSLPYLHSPITTSPSC